From a single Vicia villosa cultivar HV-30 ecotype Madison, WI unplaced genomic scaffold, Vvil1.0 ctg.001324F_1_1, whole genome shotgun sequence genomic region:
- the LOC131634653 gene encoding lectin-like protein At1g53060 gives MSTFHHSTAFTFLILFLKTQAFDDAVSSFSFTDFGKDPVFESGVGLYGNAKVVNGGSGVLLSGYGNSGNGKVVYKKGVKLVDVGGEPKTLVSFSTYFLFSMSLGDGNGLAFVMVPSGFQGEFFDNSSSGFGFGLKEKESKVVAVEFIASRDVGIGKDRDNSSASCSVAINVGSSVSVKKINVSSVNKVMRNGGKLHAWIDYQAGSRCLEVRLSQYGHSKPVNPLLWQPIDFTNLWKTEEMFVGFSSMKGKTSQACFLYSWSFNVRHYQRWMHSKPLRDMVFTTHDVYDHPPEPEVKPKSDCLLRILAAMIFGVGCGSLAAFTGLYLWMMFGNRRPVVPEEFVIQPVDYEYKKVNIVVDKPLKDSKE, from the coding sequence ATGTCAACATTCCACCACTCCACTGCCTTTACCTTCCTCATATTGTTCCTCAAAACTCAAGCTTTTGATGATGCAGTTTCATCTTTTTCCTTCACAGATTTTGGAAAAGATCCGGTTTTTGAGTCTGGTGTAGGACTATATGGTAATGCAAAGGTTGTCAATGGAGGCTCTGGAGTTTTACTATCTGGGTATGGGAATTCTGGAAATGGGAAAGTTGTGTACAAGAAGGGTGTTAAGCTTGTTGATGTTGGTGGTGAACCTAAGACATTGGTTTCATTTTCAACTTACTTTTTGTTTTCAATGTCTTTGGGTGATGGGAATGGTTTGGCTTTTGTTATGGTTCCAAGTGGGTTTCAAGGTGAGTTTTTTGATAATAGTTCATCTGGTTTTGGTTTTGGGTTGAAGGAAAAGGAATCTAAAGTTGTTGCTGTTGAGTTTATTGCTTCAAGAGATGTTGGAATTGGAAAGGACAGAGACAATTCTTCTGCTAGTTGTAGTGTGGCTATTAATGTTGGTAGTTCTGTTTCTGTTAAGAAAATCAATGTTTCTTCTGTTAATAAGGTTATGAGAAATGGTGGAAAGTTGCATGCTTGGATTGATTACCAAGCCGGTTCGAGGTGTTTGGAAGTTAGGTTGAGTCAATACGGTCATTCGAAGCCGGTGAATCCGTTGCTATGGCAACCGATTGATTTCACGAATTTGTGGAAGACTGAAGAGATGTTTGTGGGATTTAGTTCTATGAAAGGTAAAACTTCTCAAGCGTGTTTTCTCTACTCATGGAGCTTTAATGTAAGGCATTATCAACGTTGGATGCATTCTAAACCGCTCCGTGATATGGTCTTTACCACTCATGACGTGTATGATCATCCTCCAGAACCGGAAGTGAAACCAAAGAGTGATTGTCTTTTGAGAATTCTAGCTGCAATGATATTTGGTGTTGGATGTGGATCATTGGCTGCATTCACGGGACTTTATTTGTGGATGATGTTTGGTAATAGACGTCCTGTTGTTCCAGAGGAGTTTGTTATTCAGCCGGTAGATTACGAGTACAAGAAAGTGAACATTGTTGTAGATAAACCCCTTAAAGATTCTAAGGAGTAG
- the LOC131634630 gene encoding DNA-directed RNA polymerases II, IV and V subunit 12, with protein sequence MDPMPEPVSYLCGDCGIENTLKTGDVIQCRDCGYRILYKKRTRRIVQYEAR encoded by the coding sequence ATGGATCCTATGCCTGAGCCTGTTAGTTACCTATGTGGTGATTGTGGAATCGAGAATACTCTGAAGACTGGTGATGTTATTCAGTGCCGTGACTGTGGTTATAGAATCCTTTACAAGAAGCGCACCAGACGTATTGTGCAGTATGAGGCTCGTTAA
- the LOC131634652 gene encoding uncharacterized protein LOC131634652 has translation MEQPLLSEQRSELGENQSEKWSSYQYVGRSGSAIPTASLAGTDVSVDEIRSAAAVSSAAGCYPPSLHGALVGSPEPDPAVQALVYQGGYGGDYGGTRPESRRETLDEVEIRELLIDHVGHRCCWGSRPARTWKIHAVEDCNVYVGTLDTFIEEREIIKETEPFLGGSIDGKDNGPALSIWELDLRSQFPVLFVPHKEVREKVPHSETIEKCSGCAGRGGIVCGTCNADQEPGHYKENQMSQCSSCYGRGLIAHRDGSDSICVKCDGKGKLPCATCGSRGLLKCETCNGSGSLLARSVAIIKWKTLSTRKVNATRGAASVPDEVFHRSQGVQLCNTQAYQCTPAFFADSFFLNKFSSEVIAERAQVPTTARVICERHTISVVPVTRVTMSHRRRSFSFYIVGYNRDVYLKDYYPSRYCWGLCPCLEWLKL, from the exons ATGGAGCAGCCTCTTCTATCGG aacaaagaagtgaattgGGTGAGAATCAGAGTGAAAAATGGAGCTCGTATCAGTATGTGGGTCGATCAGGTTCTGCAATTCCCACTGCTTCGTTGGCTGGAACTGATGTGAGTGTTGATGAAATTCGATCTGCTGCTGCGGTTTCTTCTGCTGCAGGTTGTTATCCTCCTTCTCTTCATGGGGCTTTGGTTGGATCACCTGAGCCTGATCCTGCAG TGCAAGCTCTTGTTTATCAAGGCGGATATGGAGGAGATTATGGAGGAACCAGGCCTGAATCCCGGAG GGAAACCTTGGATGAAGTAGAGATACGAGAGTTGCTGATTGATCATGTAGGTCATCGTTGCTGTTGGGGTAGTCGTCCTGCTCGAACATGGAAGATTCATGCAGTGGAAGACTGTAACGTTTATGTTGGAACTCTCGATACATTTATCGAAGAAAGAGAGATCATAAAAGAGACAGAGCCATTCCTTGGTGGCAGTATTGATGGTAAGGATAATGGACCAGCACTTAGTATTTGGGAATTGGATCTAAGATCTCAGTTCCCTGTTCTATTTGTACCCCACAAAGAAGTCCGTGAAAAGGTTCCCCATTCTGAAACTATTGAGAAATGCTCAG GTTGTGCCGGACGAGGAGGGATAGTCTGTGGTACATGCAATGCCGACCAAGAACCAGGACATTATAAAGAAAATCAGATGAGTCAGTGTTCTAGTTGTTATGGAAGGGGTTTGATTGCTCATAGAGATGGTTCTGACTCAAT ATGTGTGAAATGTGATGGTAAAGGGAAGCTTCCTTGTGCAACTTGTGGATCTCGTGGATTACTTAAATGTGAAACGTGTAATGGAAGTGGTTCTCTTTTAGCACGCAGTGTAGCCATTATTAAGTG GAAGACACTTTCAACTCGGAAAGTAAATGCAACTAGAGGAGCGGCATCAGTACCGGATGAGGTTTTCCATAGATCCCAAGGGGTTCAATTATGCAACACGCAGGCTTACCAATGCACTCCTGCCTTTTTTGCCGATTCTTTTTTTCTCAACAAGTTCTCATCTGAAGTCATTGCTGAGAGAGCTCAAGTGCCTACCACTGCAAGGGTCATTTGCGAGAGGCATACAATCTCTGTTGTTCCAGTAACTCGCGTCACCATGTCTCATCGCCGGCGGTCCTTCAGTTTCTATATTGTAGGATATAACAGGGACGTTTACTTAAAGGATTATTACCCCTCTAGATATTGTTGGGGTTTATGTCCTTGTTTGGAGTGGTTGAAGTTGTAA